In a genomic window of Candidatus Omnitrophota bacterium:
- a CDS encoding DUF362 domain-containing protein, translating to MKSKVYFIPVNDSNDLQSVNQKLKRLIEESKVLDFIHKNDQVAVKLHFGEEGNTGFVRPEHLRPVCDAIIRCGANTFLADANTLYRGKRLNSSDHLKLAYEHGFTKVVTGADVIIPDDTKKENVVAIPINQKFIKSASLMRIFIDAEAIVAVSHFKGHILTGFGGALKNIGMGCASRQGKLAQHCDVAPVVHTERCIGCGECQIVCPVKAIHLENKKSVVDSSKCIGCASCLAVCPTMAMFIDFKAGDKVQEKMAEYILAVLKGKENKSGFINFAVKINKECDYWGMENPRIAPDVGILASLDPVSIDKASFDLVNKASGTDIFKATHPEQDGMKQLKYAQEIGLGSLDYELIEL from the coding sequence ATGAAAAGCAAGGTATATTTTATCCCGGTAAATGACTCTAATGATCTTCAGTCGGTTAACCAAAAGCTCAAAAGATTGATTGAAGAGAGCAAGGTTTTAGATTTTATCCATAAAAATGATCAAGTTGCAGTCAAGCTTCATTTCGGGGAAGAAGGAAATACGGGTTTTGTGAGGCCAGAGCATTTACGTCCGGTCTGCGATGCAATTATAAGATGCGGGGCAAACACTTTCTTAGCGGATGCCAACACTCTGTATCGGGGAAAACGCCTGAATTCCAGCGATCATCTGAAGTTAGCTTATGAGCACGGATTTACCAAGGTGGTCACCGGCGCGGATGTGATCATACCGGATGATACAAAAAAAGAAAATGTGGTTGCCATACCGATTAATCAAAAATTTATCAAAAGCGCCAGCCTAATGCGCATTTTTATCGATGCGGAGGCAATTGTCGCGGTCAGCCATTTCAAGGGGCATATTCTAACCGGTTTTGGCGGAGCGCTAAAAAATATCGGTATGGGGTGCGCTTCCAGGCAGGGGAAACTTGCCCAGCATTGCGATGTGGCGCCGGTTGTCCATACAGAAAGATGTATCGGCTGCGGTGAGTGCCAAATAGTTTGTCCGGTAAAGGCGATTCACCTTGAGAATAAAAAATCCGTGGTAGATAGTTCAAAGTGCATTGGCTGCGCCAGCTGCCTGGCGGTATGTCCGACTATGGCGATGTTCATCGATTTTAAGGCGGGGGATAAGGTGCAGGAGAAGATGGCAGAATATATCCTGGCAGTGCTCAAAGGAAAAGAAAATAAATCCGGTTTCATAAATTTTGCCGTAAAAATTAATAAGGAATGTGATTACTGGGGAATGGAAAATCCGCGGATTGCCCCTGATGTCGGGATATTGGCATCGCTTGACCCGGTAAGTATCGACAAAGCAAGTTTTGATTTGGTGAATAAAGCAAGCGGCACGGATATCTTTAAAGCAACGCATCCTGAGCAAGACGGGATGAAGCAGCTTAAATACGCCCAGGAAATAGGGCTGGGCAGCCTTGATTATGAGTTAATCGAATTGTAG
- a CDS encoding flavodoxin family protein: MKVVAFNTSARKDGNTAILIKKVFKELENKGIETELIQLAGEKIQGCAGCGVCFTKKNKKCAVNNDPVNAYIAKMIAADGIIIGSPTYFADCTANAKALIERAGMVARANDNMFMRKIGAAVVAVRRGGAIHVFDTINHFFTIGEMIIVGSLYWNIGIGRQIGEVEKDEEGLNTMSILGKNMAWLMQKVCA; encoded by the coding sequence ATGAAAGTGGTTGCTTTTAACACCAGCGCCCGCAAAGACGGCAATACTGCGATTCTTATCAAGAAAGTTTTTAAGGAATTGGAAAATAAAGGAATTGAAACTGAGCTCATCCAGTTGGCCGGTGAGAAAATTCAGGGGTGCGCCGGTTGCGGGGTGTGTTTTACGAAAAAAAATAAAAAGTGCGCCGTGAATAATGATCCGGTTAATGCGTATATCGCCAAGATGATTGCGGCAGACGGGATCATTATTGGCTCACCGACTTATTTTGCCGATTGCACGGCCAATGCCAAAGCCTTAATTGAACGCGCGGGTATGGTAGCCAGAGCCAATGATAATATGTTCATGCGTAAGATCGGCGCCGCAGTTGTTGCGGTAAGGCGCGGCGGGGCAATCCATGTTTTTGATACGATCAATCATTTTTTTACAATAGGGGAGATGATCATTGTGGGTTCATTATATTGGAATATCGGGATTGGCCGCCAAATCGGAGAAGTAGAAAAAGACGAAGAAGGTTTGAATACGATGAGCATATTGGGCAAGAACATGGCTTGGCTTATGCAGAAGGTTTGCGCATAA
- a CDS encoding ATP-binding cassette domain-containing protein: protein MISVNNVSLQFGQRKLFSNVNIVFSPGNCYGLIGANGSGKSTFLKILSGEIDSTSGEVNVSPGKRISVLKQDQFAFDQYTVLTTVIMGHKRLYEIMAEKEAIYSKAPFTDEDGMHASKLEEEFNELGGWNAESDAAKLLSDLGIEESLHAAQMSQLEAGLKFRVLLAQALFGTPDILLLDEPTNHLDVESSMWLEEFLCDFQNIAIVVSHDRHFLDKVCTHIADIDFSKIHLYAGNYSFWSEASQLAARQRSETNKKIEEKRKDLKNFIMRFANNAAKSRQATSRKKILEKLTVEDIQPSSRKYPYINFEPEREAGNDLLSINNLFKRSDGETMFERLNITIHKGDKVAFVGPDDLAKTMLFEILMNETPADGGTFKWGVSTRRAYFPKDNSKFFNSPLNIPDWLKTYSLNTEEEYIRSFLGRMLFSGEEALKPVNVLSGGEKARCMFTRMMVIQPNVLILDEPTNHLDLESITSLNRGLNKFPGTILFSSHDHELIQTVANRIIEITPRGYIDRISTTFDEYLANEQIKEQRHQLYKGVNL from the coding sequence ATGATTTCCGTAAATAACGTATCACTGCAATTTGGCCAGCGCAAACTCTTCTCAAACGTAAATATCGTTTTCTCCCCCGGTAATTGCTATGGTTTAATCGGCGCCAATGGTTCGGGTAAATCCACTTTTTTAAAAATTCTCTCAGGCGAGATTGATTCGACCAGCGGGGAAGTTAACGTATCTCCGGGAAAGCGGATTTCAGTCTTAAAGCAGGACCAGTTTGCTTTTGACCAATATACAGTTTTGACTACGGTTATTATGGGCCATAAAAGGCTCTATGAAATTATGGCTGAGAAGGAGGCTATTTATTCCAAGGCCCCGTTTACCGATGAAGATGGCATGCATGCTTCGAAGCTGGAGGAAGAGTTTAACGAATTGGGAGGCTGGAATGCCGAGTCTGACGCGGCCAAGCTTTTAAGTGATTTGGGTATCGAAGAATCTTTGCACGCGGCGCAGATGAGCCAGTTGGAAGCCGGGCTGAAATTTCGCGTTTTATTAGCGCAGGCATTATTCGGCACCCCGGATATCCTGCTTCTGGATGAACCGACTAACCATTTAGATGTGGAATCGAGTATGTGGCTTGAGGAATTCCTTTGTGATTTCCAAAATATCGCTATCGTTGTTTCGCACGACCGGCATTTTTTGGATAAAGTCTGTACGCATATTGCCGATATTGATTTTTCTAAAATCCATCTTTACGCCGGTAATTATTCTTTTTGGTCAGAAGCCAGCCAGCTTGCCGCCCGCCAGCGCAGCGAAACCAATAAAAAAATAGAAGAAAAACGCAAAGACTTAAAGAATTTTATCATGCGTTTTGCCAATAACGCCGCTAAATCGCGCCAGGCAACCAGCCGTAAAAAGATCCTGGAAAAACTTACCGTTGAAGATATCCAGCCTTCCTCGCGTAAATACCCGTATATTAATTTTGAGCCGGAGCGGGAAGCCGGTAATGACCTTTTAAGTATAAATAACCTGTTTAAGCGCTCAGACGGGGAGACTATGTTTGAGCGGCTTAATATTACTATCCACAAGGGGGATAAAGTCGCTTTTGTCGGGCCCGATGACCTTGCTAAGACCATGCTTTTTGAAATCCTGATGAATGAAACTCCGGCTGATGGCGGAACTTTTAAATGGGGGGTTTCCACCCGCCGGGCTTATTTTCCAAAGGACAATTCTAAATTTTTTAATTCACCATTAAATATTCCTGATTGGCTTAAAACATATTCACTCAATACCGAAGAGGAGTATATCCGATCTTTTTTAGGCCGTATGCTTTTTTCAGGGGAAGAAGCGCTTAAGCCGGTGAATGTTTTATCCGGAGGGGAAAAGGCCCGCTGTATGTTTACGCGGATGATGGTTATCCAGCCAAACGTCCTTATTTTAGATGAGCCGACTAACCACCTGGACTTAGAATCAATCACTTCTTTAAACCGGGGCCTGAACAAATTTCCCGGGACAATTTTATTTTCTTCGCATGACCACGAATTAATCCAGACTGTAGCCAACCGTATTATTGAGATCACTCCCAGAGGATACATTGATCGCATCAGCACCACCTTTGATGAATATCTGGCCAATGAGCAAATTAAAGAGCAGCGCCACCAGTTATATAAGGGGGTAAATCTATGA
- a CDS encoding GIY-YIG nuclease family protein, whose protein sequence is MPWYIYIIKCKGALLYTGITTDLARRIKEHNAGCGCRFTRGRAPVKLVHAEKAASRSAALKREAAIKRLPPKKKVELSRSKKRKEKMMLNSSRAVTLFFCIILFSGVNAFAGQADMLAVIKPEFQKMDTNKDGFISSKEMQAYQAGKFEKLDKDKNGVIDSKELAVDNTKMLKNADKDKDGKITKDESSLQFSEYFKQMDKNKDGKISEAEYMDYWKGIYYF, encoded by the coding sequence ATGCCCTGGTATATTTATATCATCAAGTGTAAGGGCGCTTTGTTATATACCGGCATCACCACAGATTTAGCCCGCAGGATAAAAGAGCATAATGCTGGATGCGGCTGCAGGTTTACCAGGGGCAGAGCTCCGGTAAAATTGGTGCACGCTGAAAAAGCCGCAAGCAGGTCTGCTGCTTTAAAACGGGAAGCTGCGATCAAGCGCCTGCCGCCAAAGAAAAAAGTAGAATTGTCTAGATCGAAAAAACGAAAGGAGAAAATGATGCTGAATTCATCCAGGGCCGTTACTTTATTTTTCTGTATAATTTTATTCAGCGGCGTTAATGCTTTTGCCGGACAGGCGGATATGCTTGCGGTAATTAAGCCGGAGTTTCAGAAAATGGATACGAATAAAGACGGGTTCATTAGCTCAAAAGAAATGCAGGCGTATCAAGCCGGAAAATTTGAGAAATTAGACAAAGATAAAAATGGGGTTATTGACTCAAAAGAACTGGCAGTTGATAATACAAAAATGCTTAAAAATGCCGATAAAGATAAAGACGGTAAAATTACCAAGGATGAATCCAGTTTGCAATTTAGCGAATACTTTAAGCAAATGGACAAGAATAAGGATGGCAAAATATCCGAAGCCGAATATATGGATTATTGGAAAGGCATATATTATTTTTAA
- a CDS encoding YbhB/YbcL family Raf kinase inhibitor-like protein has protein sequence MRISSPAFEHNAFIPVKFTCQGKGVNPPLSIEGLPKETKSLALIVDDPDAPGGDFVHWVVYDAPVTSRVEENSVFGKQGVNSLGKSGYVSPCPPAGVHRYFFKIYALDTLLNLKAGISKTNLEFAMTGHILDQAQLVGLYQKK, from the coding sequence ATGCGCATATCCAGTCCGGCATTTGAACATAATGCCTTTATTCCTGTAAAATTCACTTGTCAAGGTAAGGGTGTAAATCCGCCCCTATCTATTGAAGGGTTGCCCAAAGAAACCAAGAGCCTGGCCTTAATTGTCGATGACCCCGATGCTCCGGGCGGTGATTTTGTGCACTGGGTGGTCTATGACGCACCGGTTACTAGCCGCGTAGAAGAAAACAGTGTTTTTGGAAAACAGGGTGTTAATTCTTTGGGTAAGTCAGGTTATGTCAGCCCCTGTCCGCCCGCCGGAGTCCACCGTTATTTTTTTAAAATATACGCCTTAGATACACTGTTGAATTTAAAGGCCGGAATAAGTAAAACGAATTTAGAGTTTGCTATGACCGGCCATATTTTGGATCAGGCCCAGTTAGTCGGCTTATATCAAAAGAAGTAG
- a CDS encoding rubrerythrin family protein, translated as MIDLEALKIALSRENNSIETYQKMLVDHPGLKELLSFLLTEEEKHKVLIEKKIRELTLY; from the coding sequence ATGATCGATCTTGAAGCGCTTAAAATTGCGTTATCCAGAGAAAACAACTCGATTGAAACCTACCAAAAGATGTTGGTGGACCATCCCGGCTTAAAAGAACTGCTCTCGTTTTTACTAACCGAAGAAGAGAAGCATAAAGTACTGATTGAAAAGAAGATTAGAGAGTTGACTCTTTATTAA
- the gpmA gene encoding 2,3-diphosphoglycerate-dependent phosphoglycerate mutase: protein MKKIVLLRHGESAWNKENRFTGWTDVDLSEKGLQEAGKAGEVLKKEGFVFDVAYTSVLKRAIRTLWITLDEMDLMWIPVYNSWRLNERHYGALQGLNKSETAAKYGEEQVLIWRRSYDVPPMALEKNDPRYPGNDRRYKELKPKELPLTECLKDTVARFLPYWYKTIAPSVKAGKRVIIAAHGNSLRALVKYLDHISDEKIVNLNIPTGLPLVYELNDNLKPIKSYYLGDPEEVKKAMEAVANQGKAK, encoded by the coding sequence ATGAAAAAAATAGTTTTACTCAGGCACGGTGAAAGCGCCTGGAATAAAGAGAACCGTTTTACCGGCTGGACTGATGTTGATTTATCGGAAAAAGGATTGCAGGAAGCCGGGAAGGCCGGAGAGGTGCTTAAAAAAGAGGGTTTTGTGTTTGATGTAGCTTATACTTCGGTATTAAAGAGGGCAATCCGCACGCTTTGGATAACTCTTGATGAAATGGATTTAATGTGGATACCGGTATATAATTCCTGGCGGCTCAATGAAAGGCATTACGGGGCGCTGCAGGGTTTGAATAAATCAGAAACTGCCGCAAAATATGGAGAAGAGCAGGTTTTGATTTGGAGAAGAAGCTATGATGTCCCTCCGATGGCATTAGAAAAAAATGACCCGCGTTATCCGGGTAACGACCGGCGTTATAAAGAACTTAAGCCTAAAGAGCTGCCGCTTACCGAATGTTTAAAGGACACCGTTGCCAGGTTCCTGCCGTATTGGTATAAAACAATCGCCCCCAGCGTAAAAGCCGGAAAGCGGGTGATCATTGCCGCGCACGGAAATTCACTGCGGGCTTTAGTGAAATACCTTGATCATATCTCTGATGAAAAAATTGTAAATTTAAATATTCCCACCGGTTTGCCTTTGGTCTATGAGTTGAATGATAATCTAAAGCCGATCAAAAGTTATTATTTAGGTGATCCAGAAGAAGTAAAGAAAGCTATGGAGGCAGTAGCGAATCAGGGTAAGGCAAAATAG
- a CDS encoding TRL-like family protein codes for MKKISFIVLVLFLAVMLNGCATPYPMGAFYTEIKAPVAAGDGTMSYSKVGTSKATSILGLVATGDCSIKTAAANGGIKNIKYVDYDARNILGIYGEYTTTVYGD; via the coding sequence ATGAAAAAAATAAGTTTTATTGTTTTAGTATTGTTTCTGGCGGTAATGCTTAACGGTTGCGCCACACCATATCCTATGGGGGCATTCTACACCGAAATTAAAGCTCCTGTAGCTGCCGGTGACGGAACAATGTCTTACAGCAAAGTCGGAACATCTAAAGCTACCTCTATATTAGGATTAGTTGCTACAGGCGACTGCAGTATTAAAACCGCTGCGGCAAACGGCGGGATCAAAAATATTAAATATGTTGACTATGACGCCAGGAATATCTTGGGCATCTACGGCGAATACACCACTACTGTTTACGGAGATTAA
- a CDS encoding histidine kinase dimerization/phospho-acceptor domain-containing protein — translation MEVRQFTYNIKKDFNRALSLVGIIPLLVFIYLIVDKFANFNLLAAEAGYIVLATIGVFIMGIVVGRRMLMSVIFKLIDDNRKILLMQQELIEKSRLAAITETALALGDQVNNPLLAISGNLELLELELKHIELNEKTRNRIETMHNNFQKIRDVMERMSKLSKVESMAIHGDTRTIDLEKSA, via the coding sequence ATGGAAGTAAGACAATTCACCTATAATATCAAAAAAGATTTTAACCGCGCATTAAGCCTTGTCGGTATTATTCCTCTCTTGGTATTTATCTATTTGATCGTGGATAAGTTTGCTAATTTTAATCTTTTAGCCGCAGAGGCCGGCTATATTGTGTTGGCGACCATCGGCGTTTTTATTATGGGGATTGTCGTCGGCAGAAGGATGCTGATGTCGGTAATTTTTAAATTAATCGACGATAACCGTAAGATCCTGCTTATGCAGCAGGAATTGATTGAAAAGAGCCGCCTGGCGGCAATTACCGAAACCGCGCTTGCTTTAGGGGACCAGGTGAATAATCCGCTTTTGGCTATTAGCGGAAACCTTGAGTTGCTTGAACTCGAACTTAAACATATTGAACTAAACGAAAAGACCCGCAATAGGATTGAGACTATGCATAATAATTTTCAAAAAATCCGCGACGTTATGGAGAGGATGTCGAAGCTAAGCAAGGTTGAATCAATGGCAATCCACGGCGATACCCGCACGATTGACTTAGAAAAATCCGCGTAA
- a CDS encoding DUF2062 domain-containing protein codes for MAEESGFKKIINFIFSRLFKINDSAQKIALGAGLGVFSGLMPGTGPVAAVFLAFIFRANRAAALFGSLLTNTWLSLVTFILAIKAGSVILKMDWRQVQQKAQGLVQDFTWFKFFKLSFFEVLLPVITGYLVIGLVLGALCYLITLLIIRRNLYGSKTIHL; via the coding sequence ATGGCCGAAGAATCCGGATTTAAGAAAATCATCAATTTTATTTTTTCCAGGCTTTTTAAGATCAATGATTCCGCGCAAAAAATTGCTTTGGGCGCCGGCCTTGGCGTATTTAGCGGCCTGATGCCCGGAACCGGTCCGGTTGCCGCGGTATTTTTGGCTTTTATTTTTCGGGCCAACCGCGCCGCGGCATTATTCGGCAGTTTACTTACCAATACCTGGTTAAGCCTGGTAACTTTTATCTTGGCAATAAAAGCCGGTTCTGTTATACTTAAAATGGATTGGCGGCAGGTGCAGCAGAAAGCGCAAGGCCTGGTGCAGGATTTTACCTGGTTTAAATTTTTTAAACTTTCATTTTTTGAGGTGCTTCTGCCGGTTATCACCGGCTATCTGGTTATCGGTTTAGTTTTAGGGGCGCTTTGTTACCTAATAACCCTCTTAATAATCAGGAGGAATTTATATGGAAGTAAGACAATTCACCTATAA
- a CDS encoding radical SAM protein gives MPEYPAYLSAYKSGRLKKISQQLFTSLKSCQICPRRCKVNRLENKIGFCKTAQLPKIYSFMPHYGEEPPVSGTKGSGTIFFSHCNLACLYCQNYEFSQLGAGKEYTFEQLAQIMLELQGLGCHNINLVTPTHVLPQILKSLELAIPQGLKIPLVYNTSGYELAEIIKLLEGIVDIYLADSRYGDNLIAKELSQADDYVEFNQAALKEMYRQVEPAGFSEDGLIRKGLIIRHLVLPNRICATEKVMEFIAEELSENVYISLMSQYLPYHKASGNPKVNRRLKAGEYAEARRILEKYHLLNGWIQESYGQERFAGVNIKPI, from the coding sequence TTGCCAGAGTATCCAGCATATCTTAGCGCTTATAAAAGCGGCAGATTAAAGAAGATATCTCAACAGTTGTTTACTTCTCTTAAATCCTGCCAGATTTGCCCGCGCCGTTGTAAGGTCAACCGGTTAGAGAATAAAATCGGTTTTTGTAAAACCGCTCAACTTCCTAAGATTTACAGTTTTATGCCCCATTATGGCGAAGAGCCGCCGGTTTCCGGCACAAAAGGAAGCGGGACGATATTTTTTAGTCATTGTAATCTGGCCTGCCTGTATTGTCAGAATTATGAGTTTAGCCAGCTGGGGGCCGGTAAAGAATATACTTTTGAGCAATTGGCGCAAATTATGCTGGAGTTACAGGGTTTAGGCTGCCATAATATTAATCTGGTTACCCCAACCCATGTTTTACCGCAGATACTTAAAAGTTTAGAATTAGCTATCCCCCAAGGATTAAAGATTCCGCTGGTTTACAACACCAGTGGTTATGAATTAGCCGAAATTATTAAATTACTCGAGGGCATCGTTGATATTTATCTTGCCGATAGCCGCTATGGGGATAACCTGATTGCCAAGGAATTATCACAAGCTGACGATTACGTGGAATTTAATCAGGCAGCGCTTAAGGAAATGTACAGGCAGGTGGAGCCGGCTGGGTTTAGCGAAGACGGACTAATCAGGAAGGGCTTAATTATCCGGCACTTGGTATTGCCCAACCGGATTTGCGCAACCGAGAAGGTAATGGAATTTATCGCCGAAGAATTATCCGAAAACGTTTATATAAGCTTAATGAGCCAGTATTTGCCTTATCATAAAGCATCCGGCAATCCTAAAGTCAATCGTCGCCTCAAAGCTGGGGAGTATGCAGAAGCCAGGCGGATATTGGAAAAATACCATTTGCTTAACGGTTGGATCCAGGAGTCCTACGGCCAGGAGAGATTTGCCGGAGTAAATATTAAACCTATTTAA
- a CDS encoding DUF4416 family protein produces MGKIRKYNPVKLIIGFIYKDEAVFIKARNKLARKFGKIDFESGQIDFNYTDYYEAEMGAGLKRRFISFHKLIPMQDLYRIKLYTNRLEGKLSISKSRQLNLDPGYLDSAKLVLASTKDYAHRIFLRKGIFAEVTLSFRDNSFSGNDWTYPDYRSKEYIDIFNQIRKLYTP; encoded by the coding sequence TTGGGAAAAATCAGAAAATATAATCCGGTTAAGTTAATTATCGGCTTCATCTACAAAGATGAAGCTGTTTTTATCAAAGCTAGGAATAAATTAGCAAGAAAATTCGGGAAAATCGATTTTGAATCAGGACAGATTGATTTTAACTACACCGATTATTATGAAGCAGAGATGGGCGCAGGGTTAAAAAGGAGGTTCATCAGCTTTCATAAGCTGATCCCGATGCAGGATTTATACCGCATCAAACTTTATACCAACAGGCTTGAGGGAAAATTATCCATTTCCAAATCGCGGCAGCTAAATCTTGATCCGGGATATCTAGATTCGGCTAAGCTGGTACTTGCTTCCACCAAGGATTACGCCCACAGGATATTCTTACGTAAAGGTATTTTTGCCGAGGTGACCCTTTCTTTCAGGGACAATTCATTTTCCGGCAATGACTGGACTTATCCGGATTACCGCAGTAAAGAGTATATCGATATTTTCAACCAGATCAGGAAACTCTATACACCGTAA
- a CDS encoding PilZ domain-containing protein, producing the protein MKSIKERRLHPRLDQKLPLNLAVDGYHFSTSTRNISCVGAYCHLDKYMPPFTKISVKLSLPDKDQPGKGTIVECRGVVVRTEDEANGGFNLAIFFNEMRDEQRKKIARYISKLLP; encoded by the coding sequence ATGAAAAGTATCAAGGAACGCAGGTTACATCCGCGATTAGACCAGAAGTTACCGCTTAATCTGGCGGTAGACGGTTATCATTTTTCCACCTCAACGCGTAATATCAGCTGCGTGGGCGCTTATTGCCACTTGGATAAATATATGCCGCCGTTTACCAAGATTTCCGTAAAGTTGAGCCTGCCTGATAAGGACCAGCCCGGTAAAGGCACGATTGTTGAATGCCGGGGGGTGGTGGTAAGGACTGAGGATGAAGCCAACGGCGGATTTAACCTGGCCATATTTTTTAACGAAATGCGCGATGAACAGCGTAAAAAGATCGCCCGCTATATAAGCAAGCTCTTGCCTTAA